In the genome of Nocardioides seonyuensis, one region contains:
- a CDS encoding ABC transporter ATP-binding protein, translating to MKLELRGITKRFGSVVATNRISLTVEPGEIHCLLGENGAGKSTLMNVLYGLYPADEGEILLDGEVQHFTGPGDAMEAGIGMVHQHFMLIPVFSVSENVMLGHEATGFAGTLDLAAARERVREISERFGFHIDPDALVEDLPVGVQQRVEIIKALSRDAELLVFDEPTAVLTPQETDELMEIMRQLKEAGKAIVFITHKLREVRAVADRITVIRLGKVVGEADPKATNAELASLMVGRPVELVVHKGEAQLGEDAFVVEDLRVVDAAGHVNVDDISFTVRAGEILAVAGVQGNGQTELTEAIMGLQDHVTGSIRLDGKELRGRSVRKVLDAGVGFIPEDRQVDGLVSSFTIAENLMLNRSFKSPFVRRGAVRFDVLREFADEKLKEYDVRARDIDSEAGELSGGNQQKVVVARELSRDLRLLIAAQPTRGVDVGSIEFIHKQIVATRDRGVPVLVVSTELDEVAALADRIMVLYRGKIVGIVPGDTPRETLGLMMTGERPKDVVA from the coding sequence ATGAAGCTCGAGTTGCGTGGCATCACCAAGCGTTTCGGCAGCGTGGTGGCCACGAATCGAATCTCCCTGACTGTCGAGCCCGGAGAGATCCACTGCCTCCTCGGGGAGAACGGCGCCGGCAAGTCGACCCTGATGAACGTCCTCTACGGCCTCTACCCCGCCGACGAGGGCGAGATCCTGCTCGACGGCGAGGTGCAGCACTTCACGGGTCCCGGTGACGCGATGGAGGCCGGCATCGGCATGGTGCACCAGCACTTCATGCTCATCCCGGTCTTCAGCGTCAGCGAGAACGTCATGCTCGGCCACGAGGCGACCGGGTTCGCCGGCACCCTCGACCTCGCCGCCGCCCGGGAGCGGGTCCGGGAGATCTCCGAGCGCTTCGGCTTCCACATCGACCCCGACGCCCTCGTCGAGGACCTGCCGGTCGGTGTGCAGCAGCGGGTCGAGATCATCAAGGCGCTCTCCCGCGACGCCGAGCTGCTGGTCTTCGACGAGCCCACGGCGGTCCTGACGCCCCAGGAGACCGACGAGCTGATGGAGATCATGCGCCAGCTCAAGGAGGCCGGCAAGGCCATCGTCTTCATCACCCACAAGCTGCGCGAGGTCCGGGCCGTGGCCGACCGGATCACCGTCATCCGCCTCGGCAAGGTCGTTGGCGAGGCCGACCCCAAGGCCACCAACGCCGAGCTCGCCTCGTTGATGGTCGGCCGTCCCGTGGAGCTCGTCGTGCACAAGGGGGAGGCCCAGCTCGGCGAGGACGCCTTCGTCGTCGAGGACCTGCGGGTCGTCGACGCAGCCGGGCACGTGAACGTCGACGACATCAGCTTCACCGTCCGAGCCGGGGAGATCCTGGCCGTGGCGGGCGTCCAGGGCAACGGCCAGACCGAGCTCACCGAGGCGATCATGGGCCTGCAGGACCACGTCACCGGCTCGATCCGGCTCGACGGCAAGGAGCTGCGAGGCAGGTCCGTGCGCAAGGTCCTCGACGCCGGGGTCGGGTTCATCCCCGAGGACCGGCAGGTCGACGGCCTCGTGTCGAGCTTCACCATCGCCGAGAACCTCATGCTCAACCGCAGCTTCAAGTCGCCGTTCGTGCGCCGTGGCGCCGTGCGCTTCGACGTGCTCCGCGAGTTCGCCGACGAGAAGCTCAAGGAGTACGACGTCCGCGCCCGCGACATCGACAGCGAGGCGGGCGAGCTGTCGGGCGGCAACCAGCAGAAGGTGGTCGTGGCGCGCGAGCTGTCCCGCGACCTGCGGCTGCTCATCGCCGCGCAGCCCACCCGCGGTGTCGACGTCGGGTCCATCGAGTTCATCCACAAGCAGATCGTGGCCACCCGCGACCGCGGCGTCCCCGTCCTGGTGGTCTCCACCGAGCTCGACGAGGTGGCCGCCCTCGCGGACCGCATCATGGTCCTCTACCGAGGCAAGATCGTCGGCATCGTGCCAGGCGACACCCCGCGCGAGACCCTGGGCCTGATGATGACCGGCGAACGCCCCAAGGACGTGGTCGCGTGA
- a CDS encoding BMP family lipoprotein, which produces MRNTRKVVVGGLVALLASATLAACGEEPADEANGGNEPAASDFLPCIVSDAGGFDDKSFNQLGYEGAKQAADEFGVELKPVESNSENDYAPNLESLVAEGCDVIVTVGFALAAATKESAAANPDIEYVLIDDSADGGEDGQTFDGKADQPNIKPLLYDTAQAAFLAGYAAADFSKTGKIGTYGGMPFPTVTIFMDGFKQGAEYYAEEKGKDVKVVGWNGKDGSFTGGFEANEAATNTAKQIIDQDVDVILPVGGPIYEGALTAIEDSGKDIAMIGVDADLYETDPNTQEVVLTSILKGMKVSTYEAVKAAGEDNFDFEPYVGTLENDGVGIAPFHNFEDQVSESLQSELDEVKAGIIDGSIPVTSYLNQ; this is translated from the coding sequence GTGAGGAACACGAGGAAGGTCGTCGTCGGGGGTCTCGTAGCCCTGCTGGCGAGCGCGACCCTGGCCGCATGTGGCGAAGAGCCGGCAGACGAGGCGAACGGTGGCAACGAGCCCGCAGCGAGCGACTTCCTGCCGTGCATCGTGTCCGACGCTGGCGGGTTCGACGACAAGTCGTTCAACCAGCTCGGCTACGAGGGCGCCAAGCAGGCGGCCGACGAGTTCGGTGTCGAGCTGAAGCCCGTGGAGTCCAACAGCGAGAACGACTACGCGCCCAACCTCGAGAGCCTCGTGGCCGAGGGTTGCGACGTCATCGTGACGGTGGGCTTCGCCCTCGCTGCGGCGACCAAGGAGTCCGCTGCGGCCAACCCCGACATCGAGTACGTCCTGATCGACGACTCCGCCGACGGCGGCGAGGACGGCCAGACCTTCGACGGCAAGGCCGACCAGCCCAACATCAAGCCGCTCCTCTACGACACCGCGCAGGCTGCGTTCCTCGCCGGCTACGCGGCGGCCGACTTCAGCAAGACCGGCAAGATCGGCACCTACGGCGGCATGCCGTTCCCGACCGTGACGATCTTCATGGACGGCTTCAAGCAGGGCGCCGAGTACTACGCCGAGGAGAAGGGCAAGGACGTCAAGGTCGTCGGCTGGAACGGCAAGGACGGCTCCTTCACCGGTGGCTTCGAGGCCAACGAGGCGGCCACCAACACCGCCAAGCAGATCATCGACCAGGACGTCGACGTCATCCTGCCGGTCGGCGGACCCATCTACGAGGGTGCGCTCACCGCGATCGAGGACTCCGGCAAGGACATCGCGATGATCGGTGTCGACGCCGACCTCTACGAGACGGACCCCAACACCCAGGAGGTCGTGCTCACCTCGATCCTCAAGGGCATGAAGGTCTCCACCTACGAGGCCGTCAAGGCCGCCGGTGAGGACAACTTCGACTTCGAGCCCTACGTCGGCACCCTCGAGAACGACGGCGTGGGCATCGCCCCGTTCCACAACTTCGAGGACCAGGTCTCCGAGTCGCTCCAGAGCGAGCTCGACGAGGTCAAGGCCGGCATCATCGACGGCTCCATCCCGGTGACGTCCTACCTCAACCAGTAG